One stretch of Mycobacterium riyadhense DNA includes these proteins:
- a CDS encoding phospholipase C, whose protein sequence is MSRREFMARLAAASSAGAVMSLVGPVIEKAYGAGPCGGHLTDIEHFVFLLQENRSFDHYFGSLSGVNGFNTPSPLFQQKGWNPQTQSIDAAGVTIPYRFDTTRGPVLNGACVNTPAHQWITIHQSWNNGANDNWLPAQAAKQTVHGNVPVTMGYYTRQDQPIHYLLADTFTICDGYHCSLLGGTSPNRLYWISAWIDPDGVQGGPLLIDPTIQPQGQFSWRTMPDNLSDAGISWKLYQNKLLGALNNTVIGYNGMLVDFKQAQDPRSNIARYGIAPTYPGDFIADVATNRLPQVSWVLPGFQASEHPALPVAPAVGGTAIVNLLRILLSNPAVWEKTALIVSYDENGGFFDHVTPTTAPPGTPGEYVTVPDIDAVNGSGGIRGPIGLGYRVPCIVISPYSRGPLMVHDTFDHTSQLRLLEKRFGVPVPNLTTWRRSVTGDMTSTFNFAVPPNSSAPFLDHPALQAVPQQVQCVPDTVATMAQVTPPYRVPFPQIMPTQETTPARGIPSGLC, encoded by the coding sequence ATGTCTCGGCGAGAGTTTATGGCCAGGCTCGCCGCGGCAAGCAGCGCCGGCGCAGTGATGTCCTTGGTCGGCCCGGTGATCGAGAAGGCGTACGGGGCGGGTCCGTGTGGTGGCCATTTGACCGATATCGAGCACTTCGTGTTCCTGCTTCAGGAGAACCGGTCATTCGATCACTACTTCGGCTCACTGTCGGGCGTCAATGGCTTCAACACGCCCTCGCCATTATTCCAGCAAAAGGGCTGGAACCCTCAGACACAGTCGATTGACGCCGCCGGGGTCACGATCCCGTACCGTTTCGACACCACCAGGGGCCCTGTGCTCAACGGCGCGTGCGTGAACACCCCTGCCCACCAATGGATCACGATCCACCAGTCATGGAACAACGGCGCCAACGACAATTGGTTGCCCGCGCAGGCCGCAAAACAAACCGTGCACGGCAACGTCCCGGTGACGATGGGCTATTACACCCGCCAAGACCAACCGATCCACTATCTACTGGCCGATACCTTCACCATCTGCGATGGCTATCACTGTTCGCTGCTAGGCGGAACCTCGCCGAACCGGCTGTACTGGATAAGCGCATGGATCGATCCCGATGGGGTCCAGGGCGGCCCGCTGCTCATAGACCCCACCATCCAACCGCAAGGCCAATTCAGTTGGCGCACCATGCCGGACAACCTCAGCGATGCCGGCATCAGTTGGAAGCTGTACCAAAACAAGCTTCTGGGGGCGCTTAACAACACGGTCATTGGCTACAACGGGATGCTCGTCGACTTCAAACAGGCCCAAGATCCGCGCTCAAACATTGCCCGCTACGGCATCGCCCCCACTTATCCCGGGGACTTCATCGCCGACGTCGCAACCAACAGGCTGCCACAGGTTTCGTGGGTGCTGCCCGGGTTCCAGGCATCCGAACATCCCGCACTTCCGGTAGCACCGGCCGTCGGCGGCACCGCGATCGTCAATCTCCTCCGGATTTTGCTGTCCAATCCCGCGGTGTGGGAAAAGACCGCATTGATCGTCAGCTATGACGAAAACGGGGGCTTCTTTGACCACGTCACACCCACTACCGCACCGCCGGGAACTCCCGGCGAATACGTCACGGTCCCCGACATCGACGCGGTCAACGGGTCCGGCGGCATCCGCGGGCCGATTGGTCTGGGCTATCGGGTCCCCTGCATCGTCATCTCTCCCTACAGCCGTGGGCCGCTGATGGTGCATGACACCTTCGACCACACCTCGCAACTGCGGTTGCTCGAGAAACGGTTCGGTGTGCCGGTTCCCAACCTGACCACCTGGCGCAGAAGTGTGACCGGCGATATGACGTCAACCTTCAATTTCGCCGTCCCACCCAACTCATCGGCACCGTTCTTGGACCACCCCGCATTGCAGGCCGTGCCGCAACAGGTGCAGTGCGTTCCCGACACCGTCGCGACTATGGCGCAGGTAACTCCCCCCTATCGGGTGCCCTTCCCTCAGATAATGCCCACGCAGGAGACCACTCCCGCTCGCGGGATTCCCAGCGGTCTCTGCTAG